Proteins from a single region of Arctopsyche grandis isolate Sample6627 chromosome 1, ASM5162203v2, whole genome shotgun sequence:
- the LOC143918032 gene encoding G protein-activated inward rectifier potassium channel 3-like: protein MESPNTKEESQLIPNGWNGVRILDNGSLTPGIYYPNGKRYILTFKALSRTQHRHGARKVRRRAVLKNGDCNVLKSRISQRRLRFLQDIFTTLVDTQWRWTLIVFTLSFILSWLSFAVIWWLIAFTHGDLEPAHLPDNQEESNWKPCMSNINNFASCFLFSIETQHTIGYGSRLTTEECPEAIFVMCIQSIFGVMMQAFMVGIVFAKMTRPKHRSQTLLFSKYAVICQRDGELCLMFRVGDMRKSHIIGASIRAQLIRSKTTKEGECLTQFQTELEVTADGCDADLFFIWPLTVVHKINPSSPLYGYSASDMLQDRFEIVVILEGTIESTGQTTQARSSYIATEVLWGHRFDPLVSYNKERQGYEVDYSKFNETTQVDTPLCSGKELAEFYKVQEEYRGVGLLTHPPCNSNEECEIIVRENVSSDGGPESIYRNDTFEETDEEQQFTLSESNENVQDTFINIVNDKNNSND, encoded by the exons ATGGAATCTCCCAATACCAAAGAGGAATCGCAACTCATACCGAACGGATGGAACGGAGTGAGAATTTTAGACAACGGATCTCTGACACCTGGGATATATTATCCAAATGGAAAAAGgtatattttaacatttaagGCATT AAGTCGAACCCAACATCGACATGGAGCTCGCAAGGTGAGGAGACGAGCCGTGCTCAAAAACGGTGACTGCAACGTTCTCAAATCGCGAATCTCCCAACGACGTCTACGCTTTCTTCAGGACATATTCACCACCCTGGTAGACACTCAATGGCGATGGACGCTCATCGTCTTCACACTAAGCTTCATCTTATCCTGGCTCTCGTTCGCCGTCATCTGGTGGCTGATCGCCTTCACTCACGGCGACTTGGAACCAGCTCACCTTCCCGACAACCAGGAGGAGTCCAACTGGAAACCGTGCATGTCCAACATAAACAACTTCGCCTCGTGCTTCCTCTTCAGTATAGAGACCCAACACACGATCGGCTACGGCTCTCGTCTCACCACAGAAGAGTGCCCCGAAGCTATATTCGTCATGTGCATCCAGAGCATATTCGGCGTCATGATGCAGGCGTTCATGGTGGGCATAGTCTTCGCCAAGATGACCCGACCCAAGCACAGAAGCCAGACCTTGCTTTTTTCCAAGTATGCAGTCATCTGCCAGAGGGACGGGGAACTTTGCTTGATGTTCAGGGTTGGAGATATGCGAAAGTCACATATAATCGGCGCCAGCATCCGAGCTCAGCTCATCAGATCGAAGACTACCAAAGAAGGCGAATGCTTGACCCAATTCCAGACAGAGTTGGAAGTGACGGCTGATGGATGCGACGCTGATCTCTTCTTCATCTGGCCGCTGACTGTCGTGCACAAAATAAACCCTAGCAGTCCTCTGTATGGATACTCAGCCAGTGATATGCTACAGGATCGCTTCGAAATTGTCGTGATTTTGGAAGGGACCATTGAGTCCACTGGACAGACGACCCAAGCTCGATCCAGCTACATAGCTACAGAAGTACTCTGGGGTCATCGTTTCGACCCATTGGTGTCATACAACAAGGAACGTCAGGGCTACGAAGTGGACTATTCGAAATTTAACGAAACGACTCAAGTGGACACGCCTCTGTGTTCTGGAAAAGAGCTCGCAGAGTTCTATAAGGTCCAGGAGGAATATCGTGGTGTCG GTCTTCTAACCCACCCACCTTGCAATTCCAACGAAGAATGTGAGATAATTGTCCGAGAAAATGTATCTTCCGATGGTGGTCCGGAAAGCATATATCGGAATGACACTTTTGAAGAAACTGATGAAGAACAACAGTTCACGTTGAGTGAAAGCAATGAAAATGTTCAAGATACGTTTATTAATATAGTGAATGACAAAAACAATTCAAAcgattga